The following proteins are encoded in a genomic region of Labeo rohita strain BAU-BD-2019 chromosome 5, IGBB_LRoh.1.0, whole genome shotgun sequence:
- the rps6ka4 gene encoding ribosomal protein S6 kinase alpha-4: MSGDSSGSGEDSDRETRRKVCTVKHEITNANLTGYTEKVGMENFELLKVLGTGAYGKVFLVRKISGHDKGKLYAMKVLKKAAIVQKAKTAEHTRTERQVLEHIRQSPFLVTLHYAFQTQTKLHLILDYVSGGEMFTHLYQRDHFSEDEVRIYVGEIILALEHLHKLGIVYRDIKLENILLDSDGHVVLTDFGLSKEFLEEEKERTYSFCGTIEYMAPEIIRGKAGHGKAVDWWSLGILMFELLTGASPFTLEGERNSQSEVSKRILRCEPPFPSVIGPLAQDLLRKLLVKDPHKRLGSGPRGAEDIKSHPFFKGLNWSDLAEKKVQSPFRPELRNELDVGNFAEEFTGMEPVYSPASTPPSTDRLFQGYSFVAPSILFNKNVVMADVLDAHVNVDRPGSATVQRSAMLKESQFFQHYELCLQGAPLGEGSFSVCRKCRHRQSGQEYAVKIVSRRMEAMTQKEIAALRQCESHPNIVTLHEVYTDQYHTYLVMELLRGGELLERIRKKKMFAEWEASQLMKSLVSAVSYMHEAGVVHRDLKPENVLFADESDDSVLKVIDFGFARLFPAGSGSAPLQTPCFTLQYAAPELFHSSGYDQACDLWSLGVILYTMLSGQVPFQSEKKGMTSSHAADIMHKIKEGDFSLDGEAWKGVSEEAKDLVRGLLTVDPERRLKLLALKENAWLQGGGVMSSTPLCTPDVLESTGPTVRTYVNATYKAFNRGKREGFFLKSVDNAPLAKRRKMKMTSTGVETRRSSSSSSSSSSSSSASHSKTQNCQSLNPHEDPKL, from the exons ATGTCCGGGGACAGCAGCGGTAGCGGCGAGGACTCCGACCGGGAAACCCGCCGTAAAGTTTGCACCGTTAAACACGAGATCACTAATG CAAATCTCACAGGATACACTGAGAAAGTTGGCATGGAGAACTTCGAACTTCTCAAGGTGCTGGGCACTGGAG CCTACGGGAAAGTGTTCCTGGTCAGAAAAATCAGCGGCCATGATAAAGGCAAACTCTACGCCATGAAG GTTTTGAAGAAAGCAGCCATCGTTCAGAAGGCAAAGACGGCTGAGCACACGAGAACAGAGCGACAGGTGCTGGAGCACATCCGCCAGTCCCCGTTTCTGGTCACCCTCCACTACGCCTTTCAGACGCAAACCAAACTGCATCTCATACTAG ATTATGTGAGCGGAGGAGAGATGTTTACACACCTGTATCAGAGAGATCATTTCTCCGAGGATGAGGTCAGGATCTACGTGGGAGAAATTATTCTGGCCCTGGAGCACCTGCACAAG CTCGGCATTGTGTACCGCGACATCAAGCTGGAGAACATCTTACTGGACAGTGACGGTCATGTGGTTCTCACAGACTTTGGGCTGAGTAAGGAGTTTCTGGAAGAGGAG AAAGAGAGGACGTACTCATTCTGTGGCACTATAGAGTACATGGCTCCTGAGATTATCAGAGGAAAAGCTGGCCATGGCAAG GCGGTGGACTGGTGGAGTTTGGGGATTCTGATGTTCGAGCTGTTGACGGGAGCGTCTCCGTTCACTCTGGAGGGGGAGAGGAATTCCCAGAGCGAGGTGTCCAA ACGCATCCTGCGCTGCGAGCCTCCGTTCCCCTCCGTCATCGGACCCTTGGCTCAGGATCTCCTGCGAAAGTTACTGGTCAAAGACCCTCATAAGAGGCTGGGCTCTGGTCCCCGAGGAGCCGAGGACATCAAGTCCCACCCCTTCTTCAAG GGTTTAAACTGGTCTGACTTGGCAGAGAAGAAGGTTCAGAGTCCATTCCGACCAGAGCTACGTAATGAGTTGGATGTGGGTAACTTTGCGGAGGAGTTTACAGGAATGGAGCCGGTCTATTCCCCAGCCAGCACGCCGCCTAGTACAGACCGTCTGTTTCAG GGATACTCTTTTGTGGCTCCTTCTATCTTATTCAATAAGAACGTGGTGATGGCGGATGTTCTGGACGCTCATGTCAATGTCGACAGGCCCGGTTCTGCTACGGTCCAGCGTAGCGCTATGCTAAAG gaatctcAGTTTTTCCAGCACTATGAGCTGTGCCTGCAGGGGGCTCCACTGGGCGAGGGCAGTTTCTCTGTCTGCAGGAAGTGCAGACACAGGCAGAGCGGCCAGGAGTACGCTGTAAAAATCGTCAGCAGAAG GATGGAGGCCATGACTCAGAAAGAGATCGCAGCACTGCGCCAGTGTGAATCTCACCCCAACATCGTCACGCTGCACGAGGTCTACACCGATCAG TATCATACGTATCTGGTGATGGAGCTGTTGCGTGGTGGAGAGCTGCTGGAGCGAATACGGAAAAAGAAGATGTTTGCAGAATGGGAGGCCAGTCAGCTGATGAAGAGCCTGGTGTCTGCGGTCAGCTACATGCACGAGGCTGGAGTCGTGCACCGAGACCTCAAACCAGAG AACGTGCTGTTTGCGGATGAGTCGGATGACTCGGTGTTGAAGGTGATTGATTTCGGGTTCGCGCGGTTGTTTCCCGCGGGGAGCGGCAGTGCGCCGCTGCAGACCCCCTGCTTCACCCTGCAGTACGCAGCGCCAGAGCTCTTCCACAGCTCCGGATACGACCAGGCCTGCGACCTCTGGAGCCTCGGCGTCATCCTG taCACCATGCTCTCGGGCCAAGTTCCGTTCCAGAGTGAGAAGAAGGGAATGACATCATCGCACGCAGCTGACATCATGCACAAGATCAAAGAGGGAGATTTCTCATTGGACGGAGAAGCCTGGAAGGGCGTGTCTGAGGAGGCCAAAGATTTAGTGAGAG GTTTGTTAACCGTGGATCCTGAGCGCCGGCTGAAGCTCTTGGCTCTGAAGGAGAACGCCTGGCTCCAGGGCGGCGGCGTCATGTCCTCCACCCCGCTCTGCACTCCTGACGTCCTGGAGTCCACCGGCCCCACCGTCCGCACCTATGTCAACGCCACCTACAAG GCATTTAACCGCGGGAAGCGCGAGGGCTTTTTCCTTAAAAGCGTCGACAACGCGCCGCTCGCTAAACGACGTAAGATGAAGATGACCAGCACTGGTGTGGAGACGAGACGCagctcatcctcctcctcctcttcctcctcttcctcatccGCTTCCCATTCCAAGACGCAGAATTGCCAATCTCTGAATCCCCACGAGGACCCCAAACTGTGA